The Brassica oleracea var. oleracea cultivar TO1000 chromosome C6, BOL, whole genome shotgun sequence genome includes a region encoding these proteins:
- the LOC106297591 gene encoding uncharacterized protein LOC106297591, producing the protein MNLLLRYRCSTEQKDRLSKQFTFEDIRAAFFSLPRNKTSGPDGYSAEFFTGCWSVIGPEVCDAVGEFFRSGKLLKQWNETTLILIPKITNASSAKDFRPISCLNTVYKVISKLLASRLQEFLPQVIAPHQSAFLSGRTLGENVLATEIIQALRALDIPDIFVGWISECITTASFTVAINGSSGGHFRNTKGLRQGDPLSPYLFVLSMEVLSQLLHSRFQLLLHGITEALDDCASWSGLRMNQQKTQLFHAGVNLTESQALARYGFSKGNVDSWRGTKVSWASVCLPKEEGGLGLRKLSIWNKTLCMRFIWLLFSDNNSLWAKWQKHYIIGTKSFSEIEVSTIHSSLWKSILQLRPLAAIFLRTNVADGRNTQFWWDSWTPFGPLIQYLGYSGPSRLRSDQELQLHVFLTTIELPSHSTSNDTHCWVVDGKEYNSFSSAHTWEVLRPRAEKKHWSKVVWFKGCVPNHAFNMWIAQLNRLPTRVRLASWGLNITTLCCLCAVANETREHVLLSCVYSREIWKLILLRLDPVRNLFSSWAELLSWLRQGSSAAPRTLRSVVAQAAIFHLWRQRNNVLHNQQSVPVITLFKAIDREVGNTSPMSGSTLDLADDPRYVGLPGGGRLLLEVGFIPLQTRYRIRPNGTKAS; encoded by the exons ATGAATCTTCTTCTGCGGTACCGCTGCTCCACAGAACAGAAGGATAGATTATCTAAACAGTTCACGTTTGAAGATATCAGAGCTGCTTTCTTTTCACTGCCAAGAAACAAAACTAGTGGGCCTGATGGATATTCCGCGGAATTCTTCACCGGTTGTTGGTCTGTCATCGGGCCAGAAGTTTGTGATGCTGTTGGTGAATTTTTTAGGTCAGGGAAGCTGCTAAAGCAGTGGAATGAAACGACATTGATCCTTATTCCTAAGATCACTAACGCATCTTCTGCAAAGGATTTCAGACCAATATCATGCCTCAACACGGTTTATAAGGTAATCTCCAAGCTTCTTGCCTCAAGACTGCAGGAATTTTTGCCACAGGTTATCGCTCCTCATCAATCTGCGTTCTTATCTGGTCGTACTCTTGGCGAGAATGTTTTGGCTACAGAAATTATTCAAG CATTGCGTGCCCTGGACATTCCAGATATTTTTGTGGGTTGGATATCTGAATGCATTACAACTGCCTCCTTCACAGTGGCAATTAATGGCAGTTCAGGTGGTCACTTTCGAAATACCAAGGGGTTAAGACAAGGTGATCCCCTATCACCTTATCTCTTTGTCTTATCCATGGAAGTTCTTTCGCAGCTACTGCATTCGAGGTTTCAG CTACTCTTGCACGGTATTACTGAAGCGCTTGATGATTGTGCGTCTTGGTCTGGGCTCCGAATGAATCAACAAAAGACACAGCTGTTTCATGCAGGAGTAAACCTTACTGAATCTCAGGCTTTAGCAAGGTACGGATTTAGCAAAG GTAATGTGGACAGCTGGAGAGGTACAAAAGTATCATGGGCATCAGTTTGTCTACCGAAAGAGGAAGGAGGGTTAGGCTTACGTAAGCTGTCCATTTGGAATAAAACATTGTGTATGCGCTTCATCTGGTTGCTCTTCTCGGACAATAATTCACTGTGGGCGAAATGGCAGAAGCATTATATTATTGGGACTAAAAGCTTTTCGGAGATTGAGGTTTCAACGATTCACTCTTCGCTATGGAAGTCCATCCTCCAGCTAAGACCTTTGGCGGCAATCTTCTTGAGAACTAACGTGGCGGATGGTAGGAATACCCAGTTCTGGTGGGACTCTTGGACGCCGTTCGGGCCCCTCATTCAGTACCTAGGATACTCAGGTCCAAGCAGACTCAG GTCTGATCAGGAGCTACAGCTGCATGTTTTCTTAACAACCATTGAGTTACCATCACATTCAACTAGTAACGACACTCACTGTTGGGTGGTTGATGGGAAAGAATATAATTCCTTCTCCTCTGCTCATACTTGGGAGGTTCTCAGGCCTCGTGCAGAGAAGAAACACTGGTCTAAAGTTGTATGGTTCAAAGGGTGTGTTCCAAATCATGCGTTCAATATGTGGATAGCTCAACTGAACCGGCTTCCTACAAGGGTGAGACTAGCTTCTTGGGGTTTAAACATAACCACTTTGTGTTGTCTGTGCGCTGTGGCAAATGAAACGAGAGAGCATGTTTTGCTATCTTGTGTATACAGCAGAGAGATTTGGAAACTTATCCTCTTACGCCTTGATCCGGTTCGCAATCTATTTTCTTCATGGGCAGAGCTCTTATCATGGTTGAGGCAAGGCTCATCAGCTGCTCCTAGAACGCTGAGGTCTGTGGTGGCTCAGGCTGCAATTTTTCACCTATGGCGTCAACGTAACAACGTTCTTCATAATCAGCAGTCAGTACCGGTGATAACTTTGTTCA